Proteins encoded by one window of Blautia argi:
- a CDS encoding SEC-C metal-binding domain-containing protein, with protein sequence MALLQDWRDMAYSQQADRVQLEKFWTNYFLIEKGIYEKLLSNPNEVVKGTVKELAEKYDVEVMTMVGFLDGINDSLKIQNPIEEMDENTEVNLGFDLETLYKNMVDAKADWLYELPQWNSIFSEEKRKELYLEQKKSGTVVKGPKIGRNDPCPCGSGKKYKHCCGRNK encoded by the coding sequence ATGGCATTATTACAGGATTGGAGAGATATGGCGTATTCTCAGCAGGCAGACAGAGTCCAGCTTGAGAAATTCTGGACAAATTACTTCTTAATTGAAAAAGGGATTTACGAAAAGCTTTTAAGCAATCCCAATGAAGTAGTAAAAGGAACCGTAAAGGAACTGGCAGAAAAGTATGATGTAGAAGTTATGACAATGGTTGGATTCCTGGACGGTATCAATGACAGCTTGAAAATCCAGAACCCTATTGAAGAGATGGACGAAAACACAGAGGTAAACCTGGGATTTGATTTGGAAACTCTGTATAAAAACATGGTAGATGCAAAGGCAGACTGGTTATATGAATTGCCACAGTGGAACAGCATTTTCTCAGAAGAAAAGAGAAAAGAGTTATATCTGGAGCAGAAAAAATCCGGCACAGTTGTAAAAGGACCGAAAATCGGACGTAACGATCCATGTCCATGCGGAAGCGGAAAGAAATACAAACACTGCTGTGGAAGAAATAAATAA
- a CDS encoding M14 family zinc carboxypeptidase has product MYTWKAHKGRVLGYTYENMQTDLAIFAEIFSEYVQVQSLGMSADFRSIDCLRIGKQNAQEKVFIFGGIHGREYMTSQLIMEQAVKFLLHLKQSDVYQGISYGTLLENRAVYAIPMANPDGVSISQFGLEGIRNRELRKDLQKIADRERENLSYKSYFRKWKANAKGVDLNRNFPAEWGKCKTGKETVSSEGYRGKYPESERETQILTQLTRENSFQRTISYHSSGQVIYWNFGQEGNLKAVTKAFARRISNATGYALDGNFKILAGAGYKDWALQSMGIPSLTVEIGKQDSPLPWRCFEKVYQENRNVWEEVLLELEESEFT; this is encoded by the coding sequence ATGTATACTTGGAAAGCGCATAAGGGAAGAGTTTTAGGTTATACCTACGAAAATATGCAGACAGATTTGGCTATTTTTGCAGAGATATTTTCAGAATATGTGCAGGTACAGTCATTGGGAATGTCTGCTGATTTCAGGAGCATAGATTGTCTGAGAATAGGAAAACAAAATGCACAAGAAAAAGTTTTTATTTTTGGGGGAATTCACGGAAGAGAATATATGACCAGTCAGTTAATTATGGAACAGGCTGTAAAATTTCTTTTGCATCTGAAGCAGAGTGATGTATATCAGGGGATTTCTTATGGAACTTTGTTGGAAAACAGAGCAGTTTATGCAATCCCTATGGCAAATCCGGACGGGGTAAGTATTTCTCAGTTCGGACTGGAGGGTATCCGAAATCGGGAACTGCGAAAAGATTTGCAAAAGATTGCAGATAGGGAAAGGGAAAACCTGTCCTATAAGAGTTATTTCAGAAAGTGGAAAGCAAATGCAAAGGGTGTGGATTTAAACCGGAATTTTCCGGCTGAATGGGGAAAATGCAAAACCGGAAAGGAAACGGTTTCCTCAGAAGGGTATAGAGGAAAGTATCCGGAGTCGGAAAGAGAAACACAGATTTTGACGCAGCTGACAAGAGAAAACAGCTTTCAGCGAACCATTTCTTACCATTCCTCAGGGCAGGTGATTTACTGGAATTTCGGACAGGAAGGAAATTTAAAGGCTGTTACAAAAGCGTTTGCCCGGAGAATTTCAAATGCTACCGGATATGCATTAGATGGAAATTTCAAAATTCTTGCCGGAGCCGGATATAAGGACTGGGCGCTGCAGAGCATGGGGATACCGAGTCTTACCGTAGAAATCGGAAAGCAGGATTCACCGCTTCCATGGCGGTGCTTTGAGAAAGTTTATCAGGAGAATCGAAATGTGTGGGAAGAAGTGTTGCTGGAACTGGAAGAATCCGAATTTACATAA
- a CDS encoding HAD family hydrolase, which yields MKNLKRLLAVIGIILLAGMYVLTLVFALTDNSAAGNMVMASLYATVMIPVLLYAFLLVHKWTHPKKEEISRVLENTSDVDTVIFDIGNVLAKYDWKKLLKEMNYDEKTTHAVADAMFLSKDWAEADRGIRTEEEILQSFIANNPSYEKEIRATFSKIEDTISVYSYTKDWLAYLKKRGYKLYFLSNFPEPLYRRCLDRLNFLELMDGGYMSWQVHLLKPEPEMYRKLIQDFQITPEKAVFIDDYMDNVAEARAQGLNAIHFTGRKSAVQQLADFGVK from the coding sequence GTGAAGAATTTAAAGCGACTTCTCGCAGTCATTGGAATTATCCTGTTAGCAGGTATGTATGTCCTGACTCTTGTTTTTGCCCTGACAGATAATTCTGCTGCCGGCAATATGGTTATGGCATCTCTATATGCAACTGTGATGATTCCTGTTTTGCTGTATGCCTTTTTGCTTGTACATAAATGGACACACCCCAAGAAGGAAGAAATTTCCAGAGTTCTGGAGAACACTTCTGATGTTGATACTGTCATTTTTGATATTGGGAATGTGCTTGCAAAATATGACTGGAAGAAACTGTTAAAAGAAATGAACTACGATGAAAAGACAACGCATGCAGTTGCTGACGCTATGTTTTTAAGTAAAGACTGGGCCGAGGCTGACCGGGGTATCCGCACAGAGGAAGAAATTCTGCAGTCCTTTATTGCCAACAACCCTTCCTATGAAAAGGAAATACGGGCTACATTTTCTAAAATAGAGGATACCATTTCCGTTTATTCCTATACAAAGGATTGGCTTGCTTATTTGAAAAAACGGGGCTATAAGCTGTATTTTCTTTCCAATTTTCCGGAACCCCTGTACAGACGCTGTTTAGACAGGCTGAACTTTCTGGAACTTATGGACGGGGGCTATATGTCCTGGCAGGTACATTTGTTAAAACCGGAACCGGAAATGTACCGGAAACTGATTCAGGATTTTCAAATTACGCCGGAAAAGGCAGTGTTTATTGACGACTACATGGATAATGTGGCAGAGGCAAGAGCGCAGGGCTTAAACGCCATACATTTCACCGGCAGAAAAAGCGCTGTACAGCAGCTGGCTGACTTCGGTGTAAAATGA
- a CDS encoding glycoside hydrolase family 2 protein produces MEVKQEYPRPQLVREKWQSLNGFWDFAFDDADQGILQKWYKRDRKFEQEICVPFVYQCEKSGIHRKKVHEILWYKKKFTLSEELLKEKTDTEIFLHFEAVDYEAKVYLNGQYIAQHKGGYTPFSVNITPYLADGEQELTVRVYDPAFDETIPRGKQFWEEESRSIWYTPSSGIWQSVWLEGVPKKRLECVKFTSLYDEGKINISCKGYQVTPEDSIRYKISLKKETIAKGEIFWNTEKLDFSVDLIQEKIFHTNYHEAGFSWTPETPTLFDVEFEMINGEDGRITDKVSSYFGFRKVHTEHGMVYLNNKPYYQKLVLDQGYWPESLLTAPDDAALIQDIELAKAMGFNGCRKHQKVEESRFLYWADKMGFLVWGECASAPMYSDQTVNRTLKDWGEIIERDYNHPCIITWVPLNESWGVPNIRTDIRQQSFSMALYYYIHALDTTRLVISNDGWEMTKTDICAIHNYSHGQKGEWQMYKDYQKMLSEKATLLHNPPTCHDIYASGYSHENVPILLTEFGGIAFAVSEEEGWGYTAVHSQNEFVEEYGRIMEAVYASEGLWGYCYTQLTDVEQEINGLLTYDRKPKCDLAEIKSINDGYHSSRIG; encoded by the coding sequence ATGGAAGTAAAGCAGGAATATCCACGTCCGCAGCTGGTCAGAGAAAAGTGGCAGAGTTTAAATGGATTTTGGGATTTTGCCTTTGATGATGCCGATCAGGGGATTTTACAAAAATGGTATAAAAGAGATAGGAAATTTGAACAGGAAATTTGTGTACCCTTTGTTTATCAATGTGAAAAAAGTGGTATTCACAGGAAGAAAGTACATGAGATTCTCTGGTACAAGAAAAAATTTACTCTGTCTGAAGAACTGTTAAAAGAAAAAACGGACACAGAGATATTTTTGCACTTTGAAGCTGTAGATTATGAGGCAAAAGTGTATTTGAACGGACAATATATCGCACAGCATAAAGGCGGTTATACCCCTTTTTCTGTAAATATTACTCCATATCTTGCGGATGGAGAGCAGGAGCTGACAGTGCGTGTATATGATCCTGCGTTTGATGAAACGATTCCAAGAGGAAAACAGTTCTGGGAAGAGGAGTCGCGCAGTATCTGGTATACCCCAAGCAGTGGAATCTGGCAGAGTGTGTGGCTGGAAGGTGTACCGAAAAAGAGATTGGAATGTGTAAAATTTACATCTTTGTATGATGAGGGTAAGATAAATATAAGCTGTAAGGGGTACCAGGTAACACCAGAGGATAGTATCCGGTATAAAATTTCTCTGAAAAAGGAAACAATCGCCAAGGGAGAAATCTTTTGGAACACAGAGAAGTTGGACTTTTCTGTAGATTTGATACAGGAAAAAATTTTCCATACGAATTACCATGAAGCCGGATTTTCCTGGACGCCGGAAACCCCCACGTTGTTTGATGTGGAATTTGAAATGATAAATGGAGAAGACGGAAGAATTACAGATAAGGTTTCTTCGTATTTTGGATTTCGTAAAGTTCACACAGAGCATGGAATGGTATATTTAAATAATAAGCCTTATTATCAAAAATTGGTGTTAGACCAGGGGTATTGGCCGGAAAGTCTTTTGACTGCGCCGGACGATGCTGCCTTGATACAGGATATAGAGCTGGCAAAAGCTATGGGATTTAACGGATGCAGAAAGCATCAGAAGGTAGAGGAAAGCAGATTTTTGTACTGGGCAGATAAAATGGGATTTCTGGTATGGGGAGAATGTGCTTCTGCTCCTATGTACAGCGACCAGACAGTAAACAGGACGCTCAAAGACTGGGGAGAAATTATAGAAAGAGATTATAATCACCCCTGTATTATAACCTGGGTTCCCCTAAATGAAAGCTGGGGAGTGCCGAATATTCGTACTGATATCAGGCAGCAGAGTTTTTCCATGGCATTGTACTATTATATTCATGCATTGGATACGACCAGACTGGTGATATCAAATGATGGTTGGGAGATGACAAAGACAGATATCTGTGCCATACATAATTATAGTCATGGGCAAAAAGGGGAATGGCAGATGTATAAAGACTATCAGAAAATGCTTTCTGAAAAAGCAACATTGTTACATAATCCCCCTACTTGCCATGATATTTATGCCAGTGGGTATTCACATGAGAACGTCCCCATTTTGCTGACAGAATTTGGCGGGATTGCCTTTGCTGTGTCAGAAGAAGAGGGCTGGGGGTATACTGCAGTACATTCTCAAAATGAATTTGTAGAGGAATATGGCAGAATTATGGAAGCCGTTTATGCATCGGAAGGACTTTGGGGATATTGTTATACGCAGCTTACAGACGTAGAACAGGAAATTAATGGCTTGCTTACTTATGACAGAAAACCAAAATGTGATTTGGCGGAAATAAAGAGCATCAACGATGGTTATCACAGCAGTAGAATCGGATAA